The following coding sequences are from one Caminibacter pacificus window:
- a CDS encoding tetratricopeptide repeat protein — MRVFGLIAGVSLIFFVGCADKRIASNYYKSKNYEKAYEEYYKFAKRGFPDAADKVARLIYFNKVNKPPYIERKYALIAYKNGYNDAALYVADSYFREKNYKEALKWYDKVSFDKFRIRDFENYLTCVESLDNIKEKVAYLDKLNAYAQKSDNPKLQTILGKYYLQESPFYNPQRAEKLLQKAYDKGYYQAGVVLGIFYIKNGKKQEGYEILKDVAYKDKRAAYYLGNYLYDEMITKEKLLNSGCITCGFDTPEDFFVKKLTIYKYNDLFTRKNVKKAYDISYKLGNKKALYQLIRLDIEDNTFELTPETYSGFDLKGAVSYLKSKNDVESKLILAKIYEKYLYLNSYKKAKEIYKWYEKINKLQADWHLYQYEKRFENRVDLELLSYLVEKKFVPAIVEMAYQMSIQNKDIQNNKKVLEYYANQGNILALNYLGSLYSREILTPKTKSIDYYKQACILEKKPFYIPSEDLKIANYDNDVLKNENKALTINYYYAQMKNRQAQLYISKFYKNHCNYDKLKTWLDTLVKEADKKGEALYYTSVLERYIDGDYKKALNALEKDDSLQSDLVLARVYANGWYVDFDPKKAEEYYQKAINKGYKPAILNIAALYEKINVNGKYNNKIVSLYNEAINAGLKNAKIKLAKFYISQNEKQKALRILKSMPNNPKASYLLYLLTGNLRYVKNGDTNYGYLLLAKAEVYSKKAPRRALYYAFRAMLCNTPKTPKVAIELMKRINNARVIDSIYKRAKRAPKCYLN, encoded by the coding sequence ATGAGAGTATTTGGATTAATAGCCGGTGTATCGCTTATTTTTTTTGTCGGCTGTGCGGACAAAAGAATTGCAAGCAATTACTATAAAAGCAAAAATTATGAAAAAGCTTATGAGGAATATTATAAATTTGCAAAAAGAGGTTTTCCTGACGCAGCCGATAAAGTTGCAAGGTTAATTTATTTCAATAAAGTAAACAAACCGCCTTATATAGAGAGGAAATATGCTCTTATAGCATATAAAAACGGCTACAATGATGCGGCTTTGTATGTTGCCGATTCTTATTTTAGAGAAAAAAATTATAAAGAAGCTTTGAAATGGTATGACAAAGTATCTTTTGATAAATTCAGAATAAGAGATTTCGAAAATTATCTGACTTGTGTCGAGAGTCTTGATAATATCAAAGAAAAAGTTGCCTATCTGGATAAATTAAACGCTTACGCACAAAAATCCGACAATCCGAAACTTCAAACTATTTTAGGAAAATATTATTTACAAGAGTCACCTTTTTATAATCCTCAAAGAGCTGAAAAATTATTACAAAAAGCATACGATAAAGGCTATTATCAAGCAGGAGTTGTGCTTGGTATTTTTTATATTAAAAATGGAAAAAAACAAGAAGGTTATGAGATTTTAAAAGATGTCGCATATAAAGATAAAAGAGCGGCGTATTATCTTGGTAACTATCTATATGATGAAATGATTACAAAAGAAAAACTTTTAAATAGCGGATGTATTACTTGCGGGTTTGATACTCCGGAAGATTTTTTCGTAAAAAAACTTACGATTTATAAGTATAACGACCTGTTTACAAGAAAAAATGTAAAAAAAGCTTATGATATTTCTTATAAACTCGGAAATAAAAAAGCATTATATCAGCTCATAAGGCTTGATATTGAAGATAATACTTTCGAACTTACTCCTGAAACCTATAGCGGATTTGATTTAAAAGGAGCGGTTTCATATTTAAAATCTAAAAATGACGTCGAATCTAAATTGATACTTGCAAAAATATATGAAAAATATCTTTATCTGAACTCATATAAAAAAGCTAAAGAAATTTATAAATGGTATGAAAAAATCAATAAACTTCAAGCCGACTGGCATCTTTATCAATATGAAAAAAGATTTGAAAACAGGGTGGATTTGGAACTTTTAAGTTATTTGGTAGAGAAAAAATTCGTACCGGCAATTGTGGAAATGGCATATCAAATGTCAATTCAAAATAAAGATATACAAAACAATAAAAAAGTGCTTGAATATTATGCTAATCAAGGCAATATTTTGGCTTTAAATTATCTTGGAAGTTTGTATTCAAGAGAAATTTTAACGCCTAAAACAAAAAGCATAGATTATTACAAGCAAGCCTGTATTTTAGAGAAAAAGCCTTTTTATATTCCGAGTGAAGACTTAAAAATTGCAAACTATGATAACGACGTATTAAAAAACGAAAATAAAGCTTTAACTATCAATTATTATTACGCTCAAATGAAAAACAGACAAGCACAGCTTTATATTTCTAAGTTCTATAAAAATCATTGTAATTACGATAAATTAAAAACATGGCTCGATACTCTTGTAAAAGAAGCGGATAAAAAAGGAGAGGCGTTATATTATACTTCTGTTCTTGAGAGATATATTGACGGAGATTATAAAAAAGCTTTAAATGCATTGGAAAAAGACGACTCACTTCAATCGGATTTGGTACTTGCAAGAGTGTATGCTAACGGCTGGTATGTTGATTTTGACCCTAAAAAAGCTGAAGAGTATTACCAAAAAGCTATAAACAAAGGCTATAAGCCGGCTATTTTAAATATTGCCGCTTTATATGAAAAAATAAACGTAAACGGAAAATATAATAATAAAATCGTCTCTCTTTATAATGAAGCGATTAATGCCGGATTAAAAAATGCGAAAATCAAACTTGCGAAATTTTATATTTCACAAAACGAAAAACAAAAAGCTTTGAGAATTTTAAAAAGTATGCCTAACAATCCGAAAGCAAGTTATTTATTGTATCTATTGACCGGAAATCTCAGATATGTAAAAAACGGCGATACCAATTACGGATATCTGCTTCTTGCAAAAGCTGAAGTTTATTCGAAAAAAGCTCCAAGAAGAGCATTATATTACGCTTTTAGAGCAATGTTATGTAATACTCCGAAAACTCCGAAAGTTGCTATTGAGCTTATGAAGAGGATAAATAACGCAAGAGTTATCGATTCAATTTACAAAAGAGCAAAAAGAGCTCCGAAATGTTATTTAAACTAA